The stretch of DNA CTAATTATATAGTGGCTACCTCGTTAAATCTATATCCCGATAATAGAAATAGAATCTATTTATCAAACAAGTAATTACCTGCTAAAATAACTAGCAGTAAATTAATTATTGCTTGGAGTTAAGCAAATGAGATTATGTGATCGAGATATAGAGGCTTATTTAGCAGAAGGAAAGCTAAAAATAATACCTCAACCTGCAGTGAGTAGCATTAATGGTGCAACGGTTGATGTAAGGCTTGGTAATCAATTTAGAACATTTCGTGAACATACTGCCGCCTATATTGATTTAAGTGGCCCGAAAGAGGAAGTTTCTGCATCACTTGAACGGGTAATGAGTGATGAAATAGTTCTAGCTCAAGGCGATGCGTTCTATCTTCATCCAGGAGAGCTTGCATTAGCGGTAACGCTAGAGTCAGTTACAATACCCGATAATTTAGTTGGTTGGCTTGATGGCCGTTCGTCTCTTGCAAGATTAGGCCTAATGGTCCATGTTACAGCTCACCGTATAGATCCTGGTTGGGATGGGCAAATAGTATTAGAGTTCTATAATTCAGGTAAATTGCCGTTAGCATTGAGACCAGGAATGACAATTGGGGCACTCAGTTTTGAAACATTAAGTGGGCCGGCTGCAAGACCTTATAATCGACGTCAAGACGCCAAATATAAAGGTCAGCAAGGTGCTGTTGCTAGTCGAATTGACAAAGATTAATAGAAGGAATTAAGTCGATGGTTAAGAAAATATTACTCACATTGTTTATTTTGATCGTTATTGCTGTTGCAGGTGTAGTTGCTTTAGTTATGTTTGTTGATCCAAATAATTTTAGGGGATTTATTTCAAGTACAGTTAAAGAACAAACCGGTTATGAGTTAACGATTGAGGGCGATTTACGTTGGCATGTTTGGCCACAAATTAGTATTTTGACTGATTCTGTACGATTAGTTGATACTGGCGCTAAAAAGCCGATTTTAACAGCAGATAATATGCGTCTTGACGTCGAATTATTACCTTTATTTTCAAAAGAGTTAGTTGTTAAAAATGTATTAGTTAAAGCCGCGATAATTAATATCACTGACGATAGTAAAGGTAATATTGCAAATGGTAATAAACCAACGACAACAGTGAATAAAACACAAACTCCAGATAAAAAAGACTCTGGTTCTGCATGGTCGTTTTCATTGAATAAGCTTGACATTGCTGATAGTACTGTTGTTTATCAACAAGATAAAGATATTATTAATTTTAGAGATATTGATATTTCGGTTGTTCAAAAAGATAACCGTAATGTGGAGCTAAATTTAAGTGGTAGTGTTAATCGTGACCAACAAGATTTCATTTACTCCTTAAACGCTGATGTTAATTTAGCTAACTTTCCTAAAACCGCAAAAATTGATTTAAATAAATTATCTTACGATTATAAAGGTGTTGGGGTTCCTACCGGACAATTAAAAGGTGAAGTAAAAGCAACATTTAATTATCAGCAATCACCATTAACATTAGATATTAAAGATTTTACTTTAACGTTAAACGACAATACTATTACGGGTCAATTAAAAGCTGATTTAAACAAAAAACCTTATTTTGAGGCTCTATTTCAGTCTGATAAATTTGATTTAACCCCATTTTTGGCGTCTAACACCAATCAAAAAAATGGTAATGTAAATCAATCATCACAAAATGGACCCGTTGTTGTTAGTAAAAATACCAAAAGTAATGAACTGGCATTTTTACAAACTTTTGATGCTAAAT from Orbaceae bacterium lpD04 encodes:
- the dcd gene encoding dCTP deaminase; the encoded protein is MRLCDRDIEAYLAEGKLKIIPQPAVSSINGATVDVRLGNQFRTFREHTAAYIDLSGPKEEVSASLERVMSDEIVLAQGDAFYLHPGELALAVTLESVTIPDNLVGWLDGRSSLARLGLMVHVTAHRIDPGWDGQIVLEFYNSGKLPLALRPGMTIGALSFETLSGPAARPYNRRQDAKYKGQQGAVASRIDKD
- the asmA gene encoding outer membrane assembly protein AsmA — protein: MVKKILLTLFILIVIAVAGVVALVMFVDPNNFRGFISSTVKEQTGYELTIEGDLRWHVWPQISILTDSVRLVDTGAKKPILTADNMRLDVELLPLFSKELVVKNVLVKAAIINITDDSKGNIANGNKPTTTVNKTQTPDKKDSGSAWSFSLNKLDIADSTVVYQQDKDIINFRDIDISVVQKDNRNVELNLSGSVNRDQQDFIYSLNADVNLANFPKTAKIDLNKLSYDYKGVGVPTGQLKGEVKATFNYQQSPLTLDIKDFTLTLNDNTITGQLKADLNKKPYFEALFQSDKFDLTPFLASNTNQKNGNVNQSSQNGPVVVSKNTKSNELAFLQTFDAKFNLTINQLLANKLTVNNFVIDATNKDGIATLNKINLDVANGHIVASGIANGKQSTTAIKLSTKVSDIDLGDLLSQLALTNNFKGQFNADGQITTDTIDTDKIVDDLTGDLAIKISNARFENLNIQNIIQAAVSQYSKESVTTDQYQKYTELSEISTNAKLANGNANLSSIKALSATLDVTGDGRIGLSQQDLDINLQVKILSGWNGDSKTIQKLQQIAIPLRLYGSFDELHYQVVAEKLIKDVLNNKLQNELDKLKGRLGSNNQADTDAQTEASDTESSSDKTKAKQLIGGLLNKIK